AAGGATCATTAATAACAGCTTTTTCTTCCAAGTCAGCAACATAAACATCCCATCTTAACACGATGTACTGCTTGCCAAATGGTGTAGAAATTACAGTTACAAACCTCCCTGGGTTGGAAAAATCCTCCAGAACGGGTCTCATAGCCATCTTGTAGAAGTATAGGTATGTAACACCGAGAACTAAAGAAACAAGAACAACGGTTGCAATAGTATTTATAAGCGCTAACTTAGTGGTTAGTTTCAAGCTCTTCACCGACCAGTCTGTAACCTATTCCTCTCACTGTTTTTATTAAATCTGGTGAAAGTTTCTTTCTAAGGTAGTTTATATACACTTCCACAGTATTGTCAGAACCGTAATAATCAATACCCCAAACGGCGTTAAGTATCTCTTCTTTGCTCACTGTTCTATTAATGTTTTTAACAAGGTAGAGTAGTAATTCAAATTCTGTTTTTGTTAATTCTACTTCCTCTTTATTGTAGTAAACAGTTCTTTTATCTTCATACACTTCTAAAGAACCTATTTTGTAAGGTTTAGAGATATCTATATGTTTCCGCCTCAGAAGTGCCCTTACTCTGGCTAAGAGTTCTTCGTTATCAAAAGGCTTTGTAAGGTAATCGTCTGCGCCTGATTCAAAACCTGCAAGTTTGTCTTTTTTCATCCCGAGTGCTGTAAGCATCAAAATTAAAACATCGGGACTGAGCTTCCTCAAATTTTGGGCGATTTCATATCCGTCCATGTCTGGTAACATTATGTCAAGTATAACCAAATCTGGTGAGAACTGCTTAAAGTTTTCAAGCGCATCTATACCATTGTCGAATGAAGCTATTTCGTACCCCGCGTGTTCTAGCTCTATCTCAAGTAATCTACGAATCTTTCTATCGTCCTCAACAATCATTATCTTTGGTACCCTTGCCATGAAGCTCACCTCAGATTTCAAGAACCTATGAATTATGTATGCTTTGAAATATTGAAAATTGTAAAAGGTATGGTATACTATCTACTGCTGGATGGAGGCGTGTCCGAATGGCTAAGGAGCCGGTCTCGAAAATCGGTGGACCTTACGGTCCTTGTGGGTTCGAGTCCCACCGCCTCCGCCATTTTTTATTATTTAAGCTAATTATTTTTCGCTAGCTTTACTTTTTTGTTTAGCATAGCCTGCCAACGCTGCTTCCCAGAGTTCTTTGAAGGAGATATC
The DNA window shown above is from Fervidobacterium changbaicum and carries:
- a CDS encoding response regulator transcription factor, whose protein sequence is MARVPKIMIVEDDRKIRRLLEIELEHAGYEIASFDNGIDALENFKQFSPDLVILDIMLPDMDGYEIAQNLRKLSPDVLILMLTALGMKKDKLAGFESGADDYLTKPFDNEELLARVRALLRRKHIDISKPYKIGSLEVYEDKRTVYYNKEEVELTKTEFELLLYLVKNINRTVSKEEILNAVWGIDYYGSDNTVEVYINYLRKKLSPDLIKTVRGIGYRLVGEELETNH